From Armatimonadota bacterium, a single genomic window includes:
- a CDS encoding ABC transporter permease — MGTVQGSTQQITLSRRLSGIARYVLLAIPLLFLAVFFLLPLGLTILVGFFERAGFWIRPAFTLAAYQAFLGGPRLFVLQRSLFVAAEVTVLALALAYPMAYFLSMHVRPQVTRTVLLLFTVPFVVNYVIRNFSWAYLLSRTGPVNRLLEALHLTAGSLDWLLYSDFSVLVGLISSYMPFMIYPLWLALAGVDRRLIEASWVLGAPPLLTFLRVTLPLSIPGIFTALIFGFVGSFGESAVPIILGGVGYQLMGNTITSALDVLNYPLAAAMSSIVVVVMLLFLAAWYLLFDVPAFLGKIVRWRV; from the coding sequence GTGGGCACGGTTCAAGGCAGCACCCAGCAAATAACCCTTTCCAGGCGCCTGTCGGGGATCGCCAGGTATGTCCTTCTGGCGATCCCCCTCCTCTTTCTCGCCGTCTTCTTCCTTCTGCCGCTGGGCTTGACCATCCTCGTGGGCTTCTTCGAGCGCGCCGGCTTCTGGATACGTCCTGCCTTTACCCTCGCCGCCTACCAAGCCTTTCTCGGCGGCCCGCGTCTGTTCGTGCTACAACGCAGCCTCTTTGTGGCCGCGGAGGTCACGGTTCTTGCGCTGGCGCTGGCCTATCCGATGGCCTACTTTCTGAGTATGCACGTCCGGCCGCAGGTGACCCGCACGGTGCTCCTGCTTTTCACGGTCCCCTTCGTTGTAAACTACGTTATCCGCAACTTCTCCTGGGCGTACCTGCTGAGCCGTACCGGACCGGTAAACCGACTCCTGGAGGCGCTTCACCTCACGGCCGGTTCACTGGACTGGCTGCTGTATAGCGATTTCTCCGTGCTGGTGGGGCTAATCAGCTCATACATGCCCTTCATGATCTACCCGCTCTGGCTGGCTCTGGCCGGCGTGGACCGGCGGCTGATTGAAGCCAGCTGGGTGCTGGGCGCTCCGCCGTTGCTGACTTTTCTGCGCGTCACGCTGCCCCTTTCCATCCCGGGAATCTTTACCGCTCTCATCTTCGGGTTTGTGGGCTCCTTCGGGGAAAGCGCGGTGCCTATCATCCTGGGAGGCGTCGGCTACCAGCTTATGGGCAACACCATCACCAGCGCGTTGGACGTGCTCAACTACCCCCTGGCCGCTGCGATGTCGAGCATCGTCGTTGTGGTCATGCTGCTTTTTCTCGCGGCCTGGTACCTGCTTTTCGATGTGCCGGCGTTTCTGGGCAAGATCGTGCGGTGGAGGGTGTGA
- a CDS encoding ABC transporter permease subunit gives MKRRVGVGLVAWIYVFSILLFLYLPLVPPILFSLAPVAGGNAPTVHWYGELWRNPVLVTSIKTSLLTGILTALLTPPLGLLAAMGVRELRAPRAVLLLLLMPLFIPGVSMGLGNAFLFRLLNIPPSLWTILIAHVLWALPFAFLIILTAMTTFDPVYLEAAYVHGAGRLRAFLDVELALIAPGITGAATFSFILSLNETVRTGLVQGPLNTVQTYIWSTYLQVGLSPTIYALMSLLILLTVALVLVIRPMMARRAIRVTL, from the coding sequence ATGAAGCGCCGCGTAGGTGTAGGGCTGGTCGCATGGATCTATGTGTTCTCGATCCTTCTCTTCCTCTATCTTCCTCTCGTGCCGCCCATCCTGTTCTCGCTGGCGCCTGTAGCGGGCGGGAACGCGCCGACGGTGCACTGGTACGGGGAGCTGTGGCGAAACCCGGTTCTGGTCACATCCATCAAGACCTCGCTGCTGACCGGCATTCTGACCGCATTGCTCACACCACCCCTCGGACTGCTGGCAGCCATGGGTGTGCGGGAGCTGCGGGCCCCCCGGGCCGTGCTGCTGCTCCTGCTGATGCCACTCTTCATCCCGGGCGTCAGCATGGGCCTGGGAAACGCCTTCCTCTTCCGTCTGCTCAACATCCCGCCGTCGCTGTGGACGATTCTGATCGCCCATGTGCTGTGGGCCCTGCCCTTTGCGTTCCTGATCATCCTCACCGCGATGACGACCTTCGATCCCGTCTACCTGGAAGCCGCCTACGTCCACGGCGCCGGTCGGTTGCGTGCGTTTCTGGATGTGGAACTGGCACTCATCGCTCCGGGGATCACAGGGGCCGCCACCTTCAGCTTCATCTTGTCGCTCAACGAGACGGTTCGCACCGGACTCGTCCAGGGTCCGCTGAACACCGTGCAGACCTACATCTGGTCAACGTATCTCCAGGTGGGCCTCTCGCCCACGATCTACGCGCTGATGAGCCTGCTGATCCTGCTGACGGTCGCGTTGGTGCTGGTCATCCGACCGATGATGGCGCGTCGCGCCATTCGGGTGACGCTGTGA